From Trueperella pecoris, a single genomic window includes:
- a CDS encoding amino acid ABC transporter permease, with the protein MKHENIAVIEAVPVRHWGRFVSAIVVGIIAIMFANVLITNPNWHWDVVWANLFRPEVIKAVGWTLALTIGAMVLGIILAVTMAIMRRSLNPVLRWVAMAYIWFFRGTPIYTQLIFWGLIGTLFTTITVGLPFTGIDFFTINPNRLVPGDLQRTMFVYAVLGLGLNEGAYLSEIVRSGLNSVDPGQEEAAKALGMSRSQVLRRIVFPQAMRVIIPPTGNETISMLKTTSLVSAVPFTLDLTYVTNALGFATLKQIPWLLIAVIWYLAITSLLMVGQHYIEAYYGRGVKDGGLDRLSRRAKAKQRRSRQAAINAAGTTTDDPMIEYTP; encoded by the coding sequence ATGAAACACGAAAACATCGCAGTTATCGAAGCTGTACCAGTGCGACACTGGGGCCGCTTCGTCTCCGCGATCGTCGTCGGCATCATCGCCATCATGTTCGCCAATGTTCTCATCACGAACCCGAACTGGCACTGGGACGTCGTGTGGGCGAACCTCTTCCGCCCCGAAGTCATCAAGGCCGTGGGGTGGACGCTCGCGCTCACGATCGGAGCGATGGTGCTCGGCATCATCCTCGCGGTCACCATGGCCATCATGCGCCGCTCACTCAACCCCGTCCTGCGCTGGGTTGCCATGGCCTACATCTGGTTCTTCCGCGGAACTCCGATCTACACCCAGCTCATCTTCTGGGGCCTCATTGGTACGCTCTTCACGACCATCACGGTCGGACTTCCCTTCACCGGCATCGACTTCTTCACGATTAATCCCAACCGCCTCGTACCCGGGGACCTGCAACGAACCATGTTCGTCTACGCCGTCCTCGGCCTGGGACTCAACGAAGGCGCCTACCTGTCGGAAATCGTCCGTTCGGGCCTGAACTCGGTTGACCCGGGCCAGGAGGAGGCCGCAAAGGCCCTCGGCATGTCCCGCTCGCAGGTCCTACGCCGCATCGTCTTCCCGCAGGCGATGCGCGTCATCATCCCACCCACAGGCAACGAGACCATCTCGATGCTCAAGACCACCTCGCTTGTTTCCGCGGTTCCCTTCACCCTCGACCTGACCTACGTGACCAATGCACTCGGCTTCGCCACACTCAAGCAAATTCCGTGGTTGCTCATCGCCGTCATCTGGTACCTAGCGATCACCTCGCTTCTCATGGTGGGCCAACACTACATCGAGGCCTACTACGGTCGCGGTGTTAAGGATGGTGGCCTCGACCGGCTCTCCCGCCGCGCGAAGGCCAAGCAACGTCGCTCACGGCAGGCAGCGATCAACGCCGCTGGCACCACCACGGACGATCCGATGATCGAGTACACCCCGTAA
- a CDS encoding ABC transporter substrate-binding protein — translation MKRTLAALAAATLALSLAACSGDSDASGDAVPTGEGFLATDLSAITKDDTIAAMLPSEIAADGKLVIGTNIFFAPAEFYGPDGVTPLGYDIDMGKAIGKVLGLETEFQQAEFAAILPGIGSRYEIGIANFTINAERQESVNMIQYLEAGSSWAVPTGNPKGFDPANPCGKVVGVQTGTYQDEVLAEKNTTQCKDNPIQIQSLSEQSAVTLRVASGQIDAMYTDSPVTDYAISQNKGKIERIGEVEDSAGFGVVAPKDNQALTDAVKAAMQKLMDDGHLKTIFATWGIENGVSTSADLNPEA, via the coding sequence ATGAAGCGCACACTCGCTGCCCTGGCAGCCGCCACGCTCGCACTCTCGCTCGCCGCCTGCTCTGGCGACTCCGACGCCTCGGGCGACGCCGTCCCCACCGGCGAGGGCTTCCTCGCCACCGACCTGTCCGCCATCACGAAGGACGACACCATCGCAGCTATGCTTCCCTCCGAGATCGCGGCCGACGGCAAGCTCGTCATCGGCACCAACATCTTCTTCGCGCCCGCAGAGTTCTACGGGCCCGACGGCGTCACCCCTCTGGGCTACGACATCGACATGGGCAAGGCGATCGGCAAGGTCCTAGGTCTAGAAACCGAATTCCAGCAGGCTGAATTCGCCGCCATTCTTCCGGGCATCGGCAGCCGCTACGAGATCGGCATCGCCAACTTCACAATCAACGCCGAGCGTCAAGAATCCGTGAATATGATCCAGTACCTCGAAGCCGGATCGTCCTGGGCCGTCCCGACCGGGAACCCGAAGGGCTTCGACCCCGCCAATCCCTGCGGCAAGGTCGTCGGCGTTCAGACCGGCACCTACCAGGACGAGGTCCTCGCCGAGAAGAACACCACCCAGTGCAAGGACAACCCGATCCAGATTCAGTCCCTGTCCGAGCAGTCCGCCGTGACGCTGCGCGTGGCCTCGGGTCAGATCGACGCGATGTACACCGACTCCCCCGTCACCGACTACGCAATTTCCCAGAACAAGGGCAAGATCGAGCGCATCGGCGAGGTTGAGGATTCGGCCGGTTTCGGCGTCGTCGCACCGAAGGACAACCAGGCACTGACCGACGCCGTCAAGGCAGCCATGCAAAAGCTCATGGACGACGGCCACCTCAAGACCATCTTCGCCACCTGGGGCATCGAGAACGGCGTCTCTACCAGCGCCGACCTCAACCCGGAGGCCTAA